Genomic segment of Desulfovulcanus ferrireducens:
ATATTGGAGATAAGGGATTAAGATATAATGAGTAACAGAAGCAAACGCTCGAAGCACCAAAATATTTAAAAAGGTAAGGGCGGAAGAAAAATCCGCCCATACCCGCACAACATTCCTCTCTAAACCCTTAACCCTTCTGAAGGAATCCCTTCAATCTTGGTGTTAATGCCTTCCACTAGTGTCAAATAATTTGCCTGCCCCCTGTCCACTGATCAATAAGTTAACCTTGCCAACTATTATTGAAAAAATTAACAGTTTTTTCAACAATACAGTTAAGTGATGAGAGGAAATATGAATTACGTAAACAATGCAACTCTAATAAGACGTAAGTTATTAATACGCATAGCATCTCTTTTCTTTAAAAATGAATTGAAAAAAAATATAGACCGTGTTCCTTTGGAAATTGCTCCCAAGAATTCGAAAAGTATCCGCTGCTGTATCTACAAAGATCGTGCTGTGCTTAAATACAGGATAATGGCTCTACTTGGATTCGGCATGGAAGATGAAAAGGACGAATTAACCCCCTTATCTGATTATGTAAAAAAGGCCCTACTCAGGGAGAAGCCGGAATCTCCGGTTCTCACGGTTATTGATATGACATGTAGGTCCTGTGTTCGAAGCAACTACTTTGTAACCAATGCATGTCGTAGCTGTGTAGCACGTCCCTGTTTGATTAACTGTAGAAAGAATGCCATTACGATGGTAGATGGCAAAGCAAAAATCGATTCAGAAACATGTGTTAACTGTGGAATTTGTATGAAAGTCTGTCCTTACCATGCTATCATTTATATACCAATCCCCTGTGAAGAGACTTGCCCTGTCGGTGCAATCAAGAAGGGTGAGGATGGCAAAGAAAAAATTGACCATGAGAAGTGTATTTACTGTGGAAAATGTTTACAGGCATGTCCCTTTGGAGCAATCTTGGAAAAATCTCAGCTTATTGACGTAATGCGTCCTTTGAAAACAGCCAACCAGAAAACTGTTGCGATAGTAGCTCCCTCTATTGTAGGCCAGTTCTCAACGGATTTTGAAAAAATTGTTTCCGCATTACGAAAACTAGGGTTTGATTATATTGTAGAAGTAGCAGCAGGTGCAGATATTGCCGCACAAAAAGAGGCTGAAGAGTTTATTGAACGAATGGAGAAGTCCGATAAATTTATGACTTCTTCTTGCTGTCCTGCATATACAGAGGTTGTGAAAAAACATCTTCCGGTTCTTGCTCCTTATGTTTCGAATACTGAAACACCAATGCATTACGCAGCCGAACTGGCACGCAACACATATCCTAATGCCAAGATTGTCTTTGTGGGGCCTTGTGTAGCAAAACGACAGGAAGCCATTAAAGACCCTGTGGTTGATTACGTACTGACTTTTGAAGAGCTTGGAGCACTCTTCGTTGCCAGAGAAATCGAGGTTCCGGATTGTAAACCTGATCAGGTTGATATTTCAGCAAATAAAATGGGGCGTGGTTTCCCTGTAACCGGTGGAGTTACCAGGGCAATTCAGCAATTTATTGGGAAAGATACTGCATTAAAAGAAGTTATTATCGATGGGCTTTCAAAACAAAACCTGAGAATTTTGAAAAAAAATGCCCAAGGCAATTGTCCGGGTAACTTTATTGAGGTTATGTGCTGTGAAGGTGGATGTGTAGCAGGTCCGGGTGTTCTGAGCAATCCTCAAGTCGCTGCTCGAAAGGTAAAACAATTTATAGGAGAATGAGAAGTTTTTTATAAAACTGATAAGAAATCGCTTTTCAGGGATTTGGAACGGAAAAAAATATTCTTACAATCCTATGGAGCTGTCAGCAAAATAAGCTTTGAAGATATGTATTTCAGGCGGGATATTGGAGATAAGGGATTAAAATACGGCAACTAAAGAGCCTGTGGCCAAACCCTGTTTTAAGCGCTGATTGAAAGTCCTGGTTTCTGAAATGCATTACAAACGGCTTGGGTAAACCATCTTGGCGAAGCTTGCGGAAAAACAGAGCATCGGGATGAATGGGCTACAGATTTTGCGATATTGACCTAACTATCGATAATAAAAAGGATATTTGCTTACCCAAAATATCCCATTATGCTCTGTCCGCAAGCAAGTTTTAGATGGGTCCAAGTCTTTGTACCAGCATGAAAGAAACCAAGACTAGAATAAACCATGAAAGTTAATTGATAAAAAGGTTCGGCCACAGGCTCTAAAGTTATAGGGGGCACGGGGCACCCCGTGCCCTTATGGCCACACCTTAGGCACAGACAAAGACAATATCCCCACGCCTATGCCAAGTTTAGCAACAACACCAAATACTTTACCCCACATTGCTCCAAAGGCGGCTTTTCTGGCCTCCGGGGTTGGGCGACCCTGCAACTTTTCTAACAAAAAACAGCCTATATAAGCTCCCAAAAAAGCGCCTGCTAAGGCTCCAAAACCCAGAAAAAAAGGGGCCAGGAAAATAGAGCCCAGTATTGCACCGAGCATCGCACCCCAATTGCCCTTGCTTGTCCCTCCGTATTTTTTGGCCCCCCAAACGCTTGCACCAAATTCAATACCTTCACCAACCAAGGCCAGGGCAATCAAGAGAGCAAAAAACAACCACCCGGCATTTAGCTCCGGATGTGTCCACTTCCAAATGGCAAACAATCCGATAATGGCCCAGTTTCCAGGCAGGCCAAAAAAATTAAGGGCCAAGCATAAAATCAAAAGGATGGTAAACAATCCAGCAAATAATTCAGCCATCTATCAACTCGTTAGAACTCATCACTTCTTCCGGTTTCTTTTCCCGATTTATTATCTTCCCAACTTCCAAGCTTCCTATTCTCCAATCTCTTCCGCGGCCCTTTCCACCTCTTCCTGCATTTTTTGCCGAAAGGCCTTGATCTTCTCAGAAAGAGAGGCATCATTAAGTGCAAGAATCTGTGCAGCCATCCAGGCGGCATTTTTGGCTCCGGCTTTGTCTATGGCAACAGTGCCCACGGGAAATCCGGGGGGCATTTGCACTGTGGACAGAAGCGCATCAAATCCTCCCATACTGGAAGCTGAAATGGGAATACCGATCACTGGCCGTATGGTCCTGGCAGCAACTGCCCCTGCCAAATGAGCAGCCATGCCGGCAGCACAGATGAAAACCTGACAGCCCTTGTCCTCCATTTCCTTGATCAGGCTTTCGGTTCTTTCAGGAGTTCTGTGGGCAGAAGTTATGGTCATCTCATACTCAACGCCCAGGTCAGCCAGAACCTGTGCACAGGGTTTAACTTTATCCAGATCAGATTTACTTCCCATAAAAATTGCTACCTTAAGCATTATTTTCCTCCTCTTAGATCAACAACTCTTTTGGCTTTACCTTCTGTTTTAGGCAAAGAGTTAGACTCAACCAATTCAACGCGCGGGGTGATCAATATCTCGTCCTTGAGTTTGTGGGCTATTTTTTGCTGCAATTCTTTCAGTGCTCGCATATCCTCTACAAAATATTCCTCGCGAATCTCCACTTTAACCCGCATTTGGTCCAGGTAACCTTCCTTTATCAGTTCGATAAGGTAATTCTGACCCACCTCAGGCATAGACATAAGCACCTTTTCCACCTGCATTGGGTAAATATTCACCCCTTTGAGAATAATCATGTCGTCAGAACGACCTAAAATGCGATCTATGCGCCTGTGTTCACGACCGCAGGGACATTTACCGGGAATAAACCTGGTTAAGTCCTTGGTCCGATAACGAATTATCGGCATGCCTTCTCGGGTTAGGGTAGTCAGCACAAGTTCACCAACCTCACCTTCTGGTACTGGCTCCAAAGTCTCAGGATCAACAATTTCCGGCAAGTAGGCATCTTCCCAGATATGCATGCCTTCCTGGCATTCGCATTCAAAGGCCACTCCCGGGCCGTTCATCTCAGACAATCCATAGGAGTTATAAGCTTTAACCCCATAAATATCTTCGATACGCTGTCGGATCTCTTCTGTGTGGGGCTCAGCGCCAATAAGCAAAATGCGCAGATAAAGGCTTTTGGGGTCAACCCCCATTTCATCAAAAACAGTGCTTAAATGGAGAGCATAAGAGGGAATAATGTGCGCAACCGTGACCTTAAAATCCTTGAGTAGCTTGATCTGACGCTTGCTGTTTCCGGCCCCAGCAGGGATGGTCAGGCATCCCAAGCGCTCAGCTCCGTAATGAATGCCCAAGCCACCGGTAAACAGGCCATATCCGCTTATGTTCTGGAAGACATCGGTGTCTCTGACTCCGACCATGTGCATGCATCTGGCCACCAAGTCCGCCCAGGTATTCAAATCGTTCCGGGTATGGACAATAACTGTGGGCGCACCTGTTGTCCCGGATGAGGCGTGCAGCCTGACCAGTTTATCCACTGGCACAGTCAAAAGGCCATAAGGATATTGAGAACGCAGATCTTCCTTGGTGGTAAAAGGTAGCTTTTGTACCTCCTGGACTGAATTTATATCCCCCACCCTAACTCCGGCATAGGCCAACTTATTCCGGTAAAAAGATGATTTTGTACACTGAAAGACTGTATTCTTAAGCCTTACCTGTTGCAACCTGTTCAATTCCTGCCGGGTTAATAGCTCCTCTTTGTGCAGATACTCCATTTTCTCTCTCCTAAAACCTTCCAAAACGAATGACCAAGGCCTGGTGTTTTCAAAGGTATAAGGTGCACCTATTTCTGGACTTAGTGCTAGACCGTATTAAGTTAAGAGTTCTCTGAAGGAACGGGGATGTCAGTCAAATTTTCAAAGGCCGTATACCGGTTGAGATAAGCAAGTTCGACTACCCCTATAGGCCCGTTTCTCTGCTTACCAATAATGATTTCAGCCCTACCCTTTTTGGGATTGTCTTCTTTTTTATTGTATACTTCATCCCGGTAAAGAAAGAGTATTAAATCTGCATCCTGCTCAATGGCGCCTGATTCTCTCAGGTCTGAAAGCATAGGTCTTTTATTGGTCCTCTCTTCTACTTTACGGTTAAGCTGAGACAGGGCAACCACGGGCACGTTCATCTCTTTGGCTAATGCCTTCAATGCCCTGGAAATTTCTGATATTTCCTGCTCCCTGGAATCAATACGGCGGCTGGCACGCATGAGCTGCAAATAGTCCACAATGACCATGCCCAAATCCTTTTCAGCTTTAAGCCGCCGGCACCTGGCACGCATCTCCATGGTGGTCAGAGCAGGGGTATCGTCAATATATATAGGGGCTCGAGACAGGGCGTCAGCAGCCTGATACAGTCTGCTCCAGTCTTCGTCATTCAAAAACCCGGTACGCAGATTCTTCAGGTCCACCTTGCCCCAGGAACAGAGCATACGCATCATGAGTTGCTCCATGGACATTTCCAGGGAAAAGATGGCTATTGGCACATCATGAAGCACTGCTGAACGCATACCCACATTCAGGGCAAAGGCTGTCTTACCCATGCTCGGACGGCCAGCAATGATTATTAAATCTGTGGGCTGAAAACCTGCTGTAATTTCATCCAGGTGGTAATAACCTGTTGGCACCCCTGTTACCAGTTCTCTCCTGTCTACCCGCTTTTCCAGGAGCTCGAAGACCTCGCCCACCAACTCTTTGCTGGATCTAAAAACCGGCTTGGTTTTAGATTCGGTAATGGTAAAAATCTGTTGCTCTGACTTGTCCAGGAGATCTTCAACGTCCTGCCCTGGTTCAAAGCTTTGGGAAATAATGCTTGAGGCCGTCTCGATAAGTTTTCTTCGGATGGACTTTTCTTTGACAATGCGGGCGTAAAAAATGGCATTCGAACTGGCAGCAACGGAGTCGGTCAGTGAGGCCAGATACACTGCCCCGCCTACTGCATCAAGCTTGCCTTTTTTCTCCAGGTCTTCTGATACAGTAACCAGATCAATGGGAATATTCTGGCGATAAAGATCTAAAAAGGACTGGTAAATTATCCTATGGGCCGGAGAATAGAAATCATCCTCGTCCAGAGTATCGACAAGGGAGTGCAGGACGGAATTAGACAAAAAAACCCCCCCTAAAACGGCCTGCTCAGCCTCAAGATTTTGGGGGGGGACTTTACGCAACAATTCCGCGGAGACCCTGTCCAGAGCCCCCGCGCCTGCCAGACCCTGATCCTGGTCTTTATGCTTCGGCCTCTTCCTGGGCCTCTTCTCTTCCATGTTTGACTACTTTTACTTTAACCTGGGCCATTACATCAGGATGCAGTTTAATCTCTACCTCATACTCACCCAGGGAGCGGATAGAATCATCCAACTTAATTTTGCGTCTATCGACTTCCAGCCCCATTTCAGCCAGAGCATTAGCAATATTGGTTGAGGTTACAGAACCGTAGAGCTTGTCATTTTCACCAACACGCACAGGAATAACAACTTCTGTTGCACTCAACTTATCAGCCAGCTCCTGGGCGGCAAAACGGATAGCATCCATCTTTTGTTGCAGCTTTTTCCGCTCCAACTCAAAGGCATTCAAATTGGCCTTAGTAGCCGGCATGGCCAAGCCCTGAGGAACAAGATAGTTCCGAGCATAACCAGGCCTGACATCAACTACATCCCCCAGGCGCCCAAGATTATCTATATCAGCCCTAAGTATTACACGCATAACTCACACTCCCTAAATTGTCTTCTTTTTCACTTCAGTGCTGTGGGTAGCAGTATAATAGAGCAAAGCCATCTGCCTGGCCCGCTTAATCTCTCTAGTCAAGGCCCGCTGGTGTTTGGCGCAGGTACCGGTAATTCTGCGGGCAATAATCTTACCCCGATCTGTAATAAAATCTTTTAATATATTCACATTCTTATAATCAATGACCAGATCTTTGTTAGCACAAAAACGACAAAATTTCTTTCTTGGGGTGAATCTCCTGTAAGCCATCTACTTTTCCTCCTGCTCAAATTTGTCCGCCAGCTTCACGGTCAAAAACTTAAAAATACCGTCAGTGATCCTGATATTGCGCTCCAGCTCACCAACAAACTCTGGCGGCAGGGCATATTCCAAGCGAACATAATAACCTCTGGTCTGCTTGCGCACTGGATAGGCCAAGTCTTTCATTCCCCACTCATCAACCGCCAGGACCTGCCCTTGGTCCCTATCAATTATTGTCGACAGATTTTCGAGAACTGCCTGCCGACCATCAGCCCCGATTTCCGGACTGAGCAAGAGAAGTGTCTCGTACTTCTTAAGCATAATACCTCCTTATGGTCTTTTGGCCCTTGTTTATTTTCAAGGGCAAGGAAACGTTGATTCATATTTGCAAATAAACGTCGTGTCAAGCATAACTGATCATAATCTAACTTGCGTTCGGACGCATTCCGGTATCTGCACCTGTCTAATTTAAGGGGTAGGGATTAATGGGTACGGGGTAAGAGTTCCTTACTTGAACCCCTCTTTTATTTTTAACCGCAGACCCACGCAGACTAACGCAGACATTCTTGTTCGGCAGACTTTGCCGAACAAAAACCTGACGGCCTTACAGGCCGTGGTTAAACTTAGTAACAATCTCTTTCCGGGTGTACGGCCCCATATCCAACAACCATCCTGCCTGGTCAGTGGATATGGCCGGAGTAGAATTTTTCCCTGATTGCCGCCAGGTTCCGGACTATTACCTATTACCAATGCTCAGAGCATCTGAACAGGTTTAATTGCTCAATTATGACGTAATTTTGCTAAATATGGACAAGAAAAGAGAAAACAATCAGCAGATACAATGACATTTAGGCTTTACAAAAACCAGTGCAAATAGCGGATGCCCCCGGGTGGTGTCATTGTATCCGTCGGATGTTTGTTATAGGCAAATTGAAGAAGTCTGCAAAGAAACAAGCAAGAGTTACACTTTAAAAGAGCGTAACAAGTAAGTTACCCTTAATTCATTCAACATTTACCCGAGTTTTGGTTTTGCGTACAACTCGCCTCCATAAGCATCATTAACTACCAAAAGTGGAAAATTCTCAACTTTTAATACCCGGATGGCTTCTGGTCCAAGCTCCTCATAGGCTATGACTTTGGCCTGGACAATACATTTGGAAAGCAATGCTCCGGCCCCCCCTGTTGCACCAAAATAAACAGCCTTGTATTCTTTCAAGGCTTCCTTAACTTCTTCACTACGCTTGCCCTTGCCTATTGTGGCCTTGACACCTAAACCATACAGTCTTGGAGCATATGTATCCATCCTGTAACTGCTTGTAGGGCCGGCAGAACCAATTGGACGGCCCGGAGGCGCAGGGCTTGGTCCCACATAATAAATTACCGCCCCCTCAAGAGGAAAAGGGAGTTTATCTCCCCTATCCAATGCCTGGATCAATCTTTTATGCGCTGCATCCCTGGCCGTATAGACAACTCCGGAAAGGAGTACCTTATCACCGGCTTTAAGCTGTAAAATATCTTCATCTGTAAGTGGTGTCTGCAATTTATACTCGTTACTCATTAGAACTCTACCTCCAGATGTCTGGCTGAGTGACATTGAATGTTTACGGCCAGAGGCAAACTGGCAATATGACAGGGAGCCATCTCAATTTTTACTCCCAGGGCAGTAAACTTACCACCCATACCCATAGGCCCTATACCCAAGTCATTTATGGCCGCGAGCAGCTCTTCTTCCATCCTAGCAATTTCCGGGTCATTGTGAGGCTCGTTCAAAGGTCTGAACAGGGCCTTTTTGGCCAATATAGGGGCATAGTCAAAGGTCCCGCCAATGCCCACTCCTACTATAATCGGCGGACAAGGATTGGGACCGGCCTCGGCAACCCTGTTCACTACAAATTCCTTAATCCCTTCCCAGCCCTGGGCCGGGGTAAGCATGGTCGCCCTGGACATGTTCTCACTACCTCCGCCCTTGGCCATGAACTTGAGCTTTAGTTTGTCTCCCGGAATCAAGTCTATATGAATAATAGCCGGAGTATTATCGCCGGTATTTTCCCTGGTCAAAGGATGACAAACAGATTTGCGAAGATACCCCTGTTCATAACCCTGGCGCACACCTTCGTTGATGGCTGCGTACAGATCACCATCCAGGCAACACTCTTGGCCTAGCTCCACAAAAAATACAGCCAGACCAGTATCCTGGCAAAGTGGCAACCTGGTCTCAGCAGCCAATTTGGCATTGTCCAAAAGCTGCTGCAAAATCTCTCTGCCGGATGAACTCTCTTCCTCTTCCCTGGCCTTTGAGATAGCCTGATAAACATCTTCAGACAGGCTGACATTGGCTTGCACCACCAATTGTGCAACCCTCTCCGTGATTTCTTTTACCTTGATTTGACGCATTTCCTCTCCCGGTATAAATTATAATGGTGGGGAGTTTAGAAGTTGGGTCCCGCCTGTCCCAACAAACCCGACCGTGATTGTCATGGACTAAAGGAATTAACTCAAATCCTTCTGATGAAAGTCAAAGATATTTCGCTGATTGCAAATATTTTCACGATTATTGGCATTTACACATTCATTACACACCCCACCTTTGCAGTGTAAACTCAACAAAACTCAATAAACGGAACTTCACTATTTCTTCCAGGAAAAAAATTTCTTCACAACAGAAAGACCCATTTTGCGTCGTAAATAGCCTAATTGATCCTGAAGAGGCAATTTCTTGGGGCAAACATCCTCACAGGCCAAAAGGCCCATGCACCCGAATATGCCCTGGTCAGTGCCAATAACTTCAAAATAGTCTTTATCCGTCCTCTTGTCCCTTGGGTCGAGAATAAACCTGGCAATCCGGTTCAAAGCCACAGCGCCCAGAAAATCTTCACGCATCTGGGCCGTGGCACAGGCAGCCACACAACAGCCACATTCAATGCAGCGATCCAATTCATAGACCTGCTCTGCCAAGGCATTGTCCATACGTTCTTCTTCAGCCTCGGGGTCAAACTCTTTGTCCGTGTGCACCCAGGATTCTATCCTCTCATTCATGGATCGGAACCACGTGCCTGTATCCACAGATAGATCTCCTATCATCTTAAAGCCAGGTAAAGGCATAAGATTGATCTGATCAGGCAGGTCTTTGGTTTTAGTGTGGCAGGCCAAACCCGGACGGCCATTAATTATCATGGCGCAGGCCCCGCAAATTGCTGCCCGGCAACAAAAATCAAACTGCAAAGAGGGATCCTGCTCTTCGCGAATCCGGTTCAAAGCAATAAACAAGGTCATATTATCTGTTTCATCCAGATAGTAGGCTTGCATGTGCGGTTTTGAATCAGGGTTCTCTGGATTGTAGCGGAAGATATTGATATTGAGCATTCTGACCATGACTATTCCTCTATTTCTCCTTGTTTGATTTCAGCAGGAATAATTTTTCCACCACCATAACCTCTCTCGCCCGGAGGCATCTCAACCACCTTTGTTGCCGGTTCGTATTTCAGGGTAGGCAGGGTTGCCCCATCTTCCCAGTACGCCAGGGTACGCACCCACCAGTCTCTATCATTTCTGGCCGGGTAATCTTCCCGTGCATGGGAGCCACGACTCTCCTTGCGCTCTAATGCGCCGTAAGCAACACACAGGGCAAGCTTCACCATTCCCGGCATCTTCAAAGCAAGCGATAGTTCAGGATTAGCCCCAATGCCATCTGAGCGCAGGCCTATGTTCCGGGCCCGCTCATAAACCTCCTGAAGCATATGCACGGCCTTTTGCAGGTCGCTACCGTTACGAAAAATACCCACATAATCCATGAGAATATCCTGCATGGCATTGCGCACCTTGTATACATTCTCCTTGCCACTACCTGAAATCAAGTTATTAATTCTCTCTTCCTGCCTGGCCACGCTGTCCTTAATAACCCGGCTGTTAAAATTGACCTCACAGCCCTGGAGAAAACCAGCTATCCGCTTGCCCACAATCATCCCGGCAACTACAGTCTCGGACAATGAATTGCCTCCCAGCCGGTTAAAGCCATGCAAATCCCAGCAGGCAGCCTCCCCGGCAGAGAAAAGACCTTTTAACCCGTAAGCTTCGCCATATTTATTGGTCCGTACACCGCCCATGCAGTAATGTTGAGTAGGTCGTACGGGAATCAATTGATGCACCGGGTCAATCCCCAGGAAACTCTTGCAAATATCATATACTTCCCGCAGCTTTGTCTTGATATGTTTTTCACCCAGATGCCTGATATCCAGCCATAGATGATCCCCGTAAGGACTCTTGACTCCCAAGCCCTTGCGTATATGCTCTGTCATTCTTCGGGAAACCACGTCCCTGGAGGCCAGTTCGGCCTTTTCCGGCTCATAGATATGCATGAACCGCTCTTCGTTTACATCCAAAAGAGTTCCGCCATCCCCGCGGCAACCTTCAGTAACCAGAATGTCTGTAGGAACAATGCCCGTGGGATGAAACTGGATGGCTTCCATGTTACCCAGAGGGACAACACCGGTATCCAGGGCAATAATATGGCCACCGCCTTCATTGATCACGGCATTGGTAGAGGCACGATAAATTCTTCCAAATCCACCCGAAGCAATCAATGTGGCTTTGGCCAGATAAACCCTTAGTTTGCCTGTCTTTAAACACCTGACCACGGCCCCGATACAATTTTCACCGTCATGGATAAGAGCAATGGCCTCACTGCGGTCATGCACCTCCACTCCGTGCTGCACAGCCACACTATCCAGGGTATACAAAACAGCATGGCCTGTGCCGTCAGAACAATAACAGGCCCTCCATTTGGCAGTACCGCCAAAATCTCTGGCCGTAATCAACCCCTCCTTTTCCTTTTTCTCTTCCTTCTCCAGCTTCTGGCCACCTTTGTAATAATAGGATTTACCGGCAACCACCCTGTTCCAGGGCACACCCCAATAAGCCATCTGGCGAATGGCAACAGGAGCGGTTTCTGCAAACATTCGGGCCACTTCCTGATCGCATCCCCAGTCAGAACCTTTGACAGTATCCTCAAAATGTATGTCCGGAGAATCACCCTCTCCTTTAACGCAATTTCCAAGAGCTGCCTGCATTCCACCCTGGGCAGCCGAAGAATGAGACCTTCTGGCCGGGACAATGCTCAGACAGATGGCCTTGAAACCGTGCCTCGCGGCTTCAACCGCTGCCCTCTCACCAGCAAGACCGGCGCCTATGCAAAGCAAGTCGGTCATAACAGTTTCTATCATTTTATGCCCCATTATTTATAAATTTATAAAGGACAAAACGTCCATTAATAACATAACAATACCAACCAGGCTAGCAGCAAGAAAAATTGTTTTTTTAGCCTGATAACGATTGCATCTTTGAACAAATCCCCATTTTACCCCAATGCGGTAAAGCCCGATAGCTGCATGTATTAATATTGTCAAAAGAAAAAATATGTAAAATATAAACCATGTATAATTATGCATCCTGGCAGCGCTTTTGGCTGCAGTAATAGGCAACTCAGCCATAACCGCCCATATATGAGCAGACCCTAACAATAAAATTACAAAACCCGAAGCTACCTGGGCAACCCACAACCATGTATCAACATGACTGAGCATAACAGATTGCTGCCAGATAATCTTTTGTTCATGAAGCCGAAAAGGCATCTTTCTTGCTGTAAGAAGAAAATGAAACAAAAATAAAAAAGCAATAAAAATACTACCAATTTGTGCCAGTCCTCTTTGATCAAGAAATGCAGCTATAAAATCCATCCAGGTATCATTAATGACCCTGCTAGATACCAGGGTCATATGCAGTAACATAAACAAAACAAGTCCTACTCCAGTTAACATCTGCAATAAATCCAGCCAGGCAGATGTCTTGCTGGAAACAGATAACCTTCTATTTACCTGCAACACATTTACCCCCTAATATTTTATAGGTAACCTTGAAGCATAGTTAAAAAAAATAAAAACGCAAAAGAGTAATCAAGCCAATTATAATAAAAATACAAAACAGAGTTTTTTCCAATTTTTTGGCCTGACTGCGATTGCATCTTTTTATAAAACCCCATTTTACCCCAATACGATAAAAACCAATGCTTACATGCAGCTCGACCAGTGGTAACAAAATTAAATAAAAAACAAGCCAAAAACCGCTCTGTATTCTGGCCGCACTCTTGTCTGCCGTAATAGGTAAGTTAGTTAAAACCTCCCACATGTGAATGAAGCCCATAATCAAAATAACCACAGCAGTAACAACCTGCACTAACCAGAGCCACGTGTCAGCATGCTTAAGCATAACAGATTGCTGCCAGATAATCTTTTGTTCATGAAGCCGAAAAGGCATCTTTCTTGCTGTAAGAAGAAAATGAAACAAAAACANNNNNNNNNNNNNNNNNNNNNNNNNNNNNNNNNNNNNNNNNNNNNNNNNNNNNNNNNNNNNNNNNNNNNNNNNNNNNNNNNNNNNNNNNNNNNNNNCAGATTGCTGCCAGATAATCTTTTGTTCATGAAGCCGAAAAGGCATCTTTCTTGCTGTAAGAAGAAAATGAAACAAAAACACGCCGCCAATTAGGGGTCCGCCAACCTGAGCCAGACCAGTATCCTCGAAAAAACCTGCAATGGCATTCATAAGG
This window contains:
- a CDS encoding monomeric [FeFe] hydrogenase, producing the protein MNYVNNATLIRRKLLIRIASLFFKNELKKNIDRVPLEIAPKNSKSIRCCIYKDRAVLKYRIMALLGFGMEDEKDELTPLSDYVKKALLREKPESPVLTVIDMTCRSCVRSNYFVTNACRSCVARPCLINCRKNAITMVDGKAKIDSETCVNCGICMKVCPYHAIIYIPIPCEETCPVGAIKKGEDGKEKIDHEKCIYCGKCLQACPFGAILEKSQLIDVMRPLKTANQKTVAIVAPSIVGQFSTDFEKIVSALRKLGFDYIVEVAAGADIAAQKEAEEFIERMEKSDKFMTSSCCPAYTEVVKKHLPVLAPYVSNTETPMHYAAELARNTYPNAKIVFVGPCVAKRQEAIKDPVVDYVLTFEELGALFVAREIEVPDCKPDQVDISANKMGRGFPVTGGVTRAIQQFIGKDTALKEVIIDGLSKQNLRILKKNAQGNCPGNFIEVMCCEGGCVAGPGVLSNPQVAARKVKQFIGE
- a CDS encoding DUF456 domain-containing protein, with the translated sequence MAELFAGLFTILLILCLALNFFGLPGNWAIIGLFAIWKWTHPELNAGWLFFALLIALALVGEGIEFGASVWGAKKYGGTSKGNWGAMLGAILGSIFLAPFFLGFGALAGAFLGAYIGCFLLEKLQGRPTPEARKAAFGAMWGKVFGVVAKLGIGVGILSLSVPKVWP
- the purE gene encoding 5-(carboxyamino)imidazole ribonucleotide mutase, whose product is MLKVAIFMGSKSDLDKVKPCAQVLADLGVEYEMTITSAHRTPERTESLIKEMEDKGCQVFICAAGMAAHLAGAVAARTIRPVIGIPISASSMGGFDALLSTVQMPPGFPVGTVAIDKAGAKNAAWMAAQILALNDASLSEKIKAFRQKMQEEVERAAEEIGE
- a CDS encoding phenylacetate--CoA ligase family protein encodes the protein MEYLHKEELLTRQELNRLQQVRLKNTVFQCTKSSFYRNKLAYAGVRVGDINSVQEVQKLPFTTKEDLRSQYPYGLLTVPVDKLVRLHASSGTTGAPTVIVHTRNDLNTWADLVARCMHMVGVRDTDVFQNISGYGLFTGGLGIHYGAERLGCLTIPAGAGNSKRQIKLLKDFKVTVAHIIPSYALHLSTVFDEMGVDPKSLYLRILLIGAEPHTEEIRQRIEDIYGVKAYNSYGLSEMNGPGVAFECECQEGMHIWEDAYLPEIVDPETLEPVPEGEVGELVLTTLTREGMPIIRYRTKDLTRFIPGKCPCGREHRRIDRILGRSDDMIILKGVNIYPMQVEKVLMSMPEVGQNYLIELIKEGYLDQMRVKVEIREEYFVEDMRALKELQQKIAHKLKDEILITPRVELVESNSLPKTEGKAKRVVDLRGGK
- the dnaB gene encoding replicative DNA helicase, whose protein sequence is MEEKRPRKRPKHKDQDQGLAGAGALDRVSAELLRKVPPQNLEAEQAVLGGVFLSNSVLHSLVDTLDEDDFYSPAHRIIYQSFLDLYRQNIPIDLVTVSEDLEKKGKLDAVGGAVYLASLTDSVAASSNAIFYARIVKEKSIRRKLIETASSIISQSFEPGQDVEDLLDKSEQQIFTITESKTKPVFRSSKELVGEVFELLEKRVDRRELVTGVPTGYYHLDEITAGFQPTDLIIIAGRPSMGKTAFALNVGMRSAVLHDVPIAIFSLEMSMEQLMMRMLCSWGKVDLKNLRTGFLNDEDWSRLYQAADALSRAPIYIDDTPALTTMEMRARCRRLKAEKDLGMVIVDYLQLMRASRRIDSREQEISEISRALKALAKEMNVPVVALSQLNRKVEERTNKRPMLSDLRESGAIEQDADLILFLYRDEVYNKKEDNPKKGRAEIIIGKQRNGPIGVVELAYLNRYTAFENLTDIPVPSENS
- the rplI gene encoding 50S ribosomal protein L9 is translated as MRVILRADIDNLGRLGDVVDVRPGYARNYLVPQGLAMPATKANLNAFELERKKLQQKMDAIRFAAQELADKLSATEVVIPVRVGENDKLYGSVTSTNIANALAEMGLEVDRRKIKLDDSIRSLGEYEVEIKLHPDVMAQVKVKVVKHGREEAQEEAEA
- the rpsR gene encoding 30S ribosomal protein S18, translating into MAYRRFTPRKKFCRFCANKDLVIDYKNVNILKDFITDRGKIIARRITGTCAKHQRALTREIKRARQMALLYYTATHSTEVKKKTI
- the rpsF gene encoding 30S ribosomal protein S6 — protein: MLKKYETLLLLSPEIGADGRQAVLENLSTIIDRDQGQVLAVDEWGMKDLAYPVRKQTRGYYVRLEYALPPEFVGELERNIRITDGIFKFLTVKLADKFEQEEK